One stretch of Saccharopolyspora erythraea DNA includes these proteins:
- a CDS encoding RluA family pseudouridine synthase, with the protein MRVDAGLSKLLGLSRTVVAGLAESGDVVVDGAPAGKSDRLVAGAWLEVTLPPAEQPLEVVAVPVEGLRILHQDDDIVVVDKPIGVAVHPSPGWEGPTVVGGLAAAGVRIATSGASERQGVVHRLDAGTTGVMVVAKSEHAYSALKRAFKERTVDKRYHALVQGHPDPSRGTIDAPIDRHPRHDYKFAVVAGGKPSITHYETVEAFRAASLVDVKLETGRTHQIRVHFAAVRHPCVGDLTYGADPVLARRVGLSRQWLHARSLGFEHPSDGRWVSFDSDYPADLAHAVDVLRDADG; encoded by the coding sequence ATGCGCGTGGACGCCGGGCTGTCCAAGCTGCTCGGGCTCTCGCGCACCGTCGTGGCGGGCCTGGCCGAGTCCGGTGACGTGGTGGTCGACGGCGCGCCCGCGGGCAAGTCCGACCGGCTGGTCGCGGGCGCGTGGCTGGAGGTGACCCTGCCCCCGGCGGAGCAGCCGCTGGAGGTCGTCGCGGTGCCGGTCGAGGGCCTGCGGATCCTGCACCAGGACGACGACATCGTCGTGGTCGACAAGCCCATCGGCGTGGCCGTGCACCCCAGCCCCGGCTGGGAGGGGCCCACGGTGGTCGGCGGGCTGGCCGCGGCGGGCGTGCGGATCGCGACCTCCGGCGCCTCCGAGCGCCAGGGAGTGGTGCACCGGCTCGACGCGGGCACCACCGGCGTGATGGTGGTGGCCAAGAGCGAGCACGCCTACTCGGCGCTCAAGCGCGCGTTCAAGGAGCGCACCGTCGACAAGCGCTACCACGCGCTGGTGCAGGGCCACCCCGACCCGAGCCGCGGCACGATCGACGCGCCGATCGACCGGCACCCTCGCCACGACTACAAGTTCGCGGTCGTCGCGGGCGGCAAGCCGAGCATCACCCACTACGAGACCGTCGAGGCGTTCCGGGCGGCCTCGCTGGTGGACGTCAAGCTCGAAACCGGCCGCACCCACCAGATCCGGGTGCACTTCGCCGCGGTCCGCCACCCCTGCGTCGGCGACCTGACCTACGGCGCGGACCCGGTGCTGGCCCGGCGGGTCGGGCTCAGCAGGCAGTGGCTGCACGCCAGGAGCCTGGGGTTCGAGCACCCGTCCGACGGGCGGTGGGTGAGCTTCGACAGCGACTACCCCGCGGACCTCGCGCACGCCGTCGACGTGCTGCGCGACGCCGACGGCTGA
- a CDS encoding aminotransferase class V-fold PLP-dependent enzyme has product MATRPFQVPEQSVVDTAARVPAVVGDALRVPLVTGGQIGYANLDHAASAPCLRGVRDAVDELLPWYASVHRGAGFASQVCTRVYEGARAKLRAFTGARDTDAVVFTRNTTDALNLLARALPRATSVVLFDTEHHAALLPWGSGPRVRRLPTPATPEDAVEALDAALADCPEGPRLAVLTGASNVTGEVWPVAELARVARRRGARTVLDAAQLAPHRPVRIGELDIDYVAVSAHKLYAPFGAGALVGRADWLNAADPYLAGGGATRAVRDSSVGWNLGPERHEAGSPNTVGVHALATACQTLAADGWRPIIEHEARLLRRLRAGLGEVPGLRELSLFGAGHDRVGVVSFTVDGRDPGLLAAALSAEHGIGVRDGLFCAHLAVRRLLAEAGADSQRALRVSIGLGTTTEHVDRLVTALHRLVTAGPRWSYEQVDGRWGPVGDPREAPAFLDG; this is encoded by the coding sequence GTGGCCACCAGACCGTTCCAGGTTCCCGAGCAGTCCGTTGTGGACACCGCCGCACGCGTTCCGGCCGTCGTGGGCGACGCGCTGCGGGTGCCGCTGGTGACCGGCGGGCAGATCGGCTACGCCAACCTGGACCACGCCGCCAGCGCTCCCTGCCTGCGCGGCGTGCGGGACGCCGTCGACGAGCTGCTGCCCTGGTACGCCAGCGTGCACCGCGGCGCCGGGTTCGCCTCCCAGGTGTGCACGCGGGTGTACGAGGGGGCGCGGGCGAAGCTGCGGGCCTTCACCGGCGCCCGCGACACCGACGCGGTGGTCTTCACCCGCAACACCACCGACGCGCTCAACCTGCTGGCCAGGGCCTTGCCGCGGGCGACGTCAGTGGTCCTCTTCGACACCGAGCACCACGCCGCGCTGCTGCCGTGGGGCAGCGGTCCCCGCGTCCGGCGCCTGCCCACTCCGGCGACGCCGGAGGACGCCGTCGAAGCGCTCGACGCCGCGCTGGCCGACTGCCCGGAAGGGCCGCGCCTGGCGGTGCTCACCGGCGCCTCGAACGTGACCGGCGAGGTGTGGCCGGTCGCCGAGCTCGCGCGCGTAGCCCGGCGGCGGGGCGCCCGCACCGTCCTCGACGCTGCCCAGCTCGCGCCGCACCGGCCGGTGCGGATCGGCGAGCTCGACATCGACTACGTCGCGGTCTCCGCCCACAAGCTCTACGCCCCCTTCGGCGCGGGCGCGCTGGTCGGCCGGGCCGACTGGCTCAACGCCGCCGACCCCTACCTCGCCGGTGGGGGAGCGACCCGCGCGGTGCGCGACTCCTCGGTCGGCTGGAACCTCGGCCCCGAGCGGCACGAGGCCGGGTCGCCGAACACCGTCGGCGTGCACGCCCTGGCGACCGCCTGCCAGACCCTGGCCGCCGACGGCTGGCGGCCGATCATCGAGCACGAGGCGCGGCTGCTGCGGCGGCTGCGCGCCGGGCTGGGCGAGGTCCCCGGTCTGCGGGAGCTGAGCCTGTTCGGCGCCGGCCACGACCGGGTCGGCGTGGTCAGCTTCACCGTCGACGGCCGGGATCCCGGCCTGCTCGCGGCGGCGCTGTCGGCCGAGCACGGCATCGGGGTGCGCGACGGCCTGTTCTGCGCCCACCTGGCGGTGCGGCGGCTGCTGGCCGAGGCGGGCGCGGACTCGCAGCGGGCGCTGCGCGTCAGCATCGGGCTGGGCACGACCACCGAGCACGTCGACCGCCTCGTCACCGCCTTGCACCGGCTGGTCACCGCGGGACCCCGGTGGAGCTACGAGCAGGTCGACGGTCGCTGGGGCCCGGTCGGCGACCCGCGCGAGGCTCCCGCCTTCCTCGACGGCTAA
- a CDS encoding lasso peptide isopeptide bond-forming cyclase, which translates to MSWTGFVVLPDSDAAGEVRAVVPFASPRVFPHASGRPWLIGHWPLEDLVMAEAGPMRVAVIGSCPVTADNLAARVKRVRSVDDVDAIATELPGSFHVVASIDGRVRVQGSVTGLRRVFHARRGRVPLAADRADVLAAMTGAGIDERMLAVRVACSGKIPPPLGDQPLWSGISALPADHYLTWHHDREYQVRWWRPPPPQTPLGEGALAVREALSTATDHRAPSGGRLSCDLSGGMDSTSLAFLAARTVPDLLTYRNGEAEAGNDDTVFAAVAIEALENAEHLVVGQQDLPALFTDVAVPVGAETPYAHPRTVARKRHIARLLAERGSRRHLAGHGGDELFTPLPGYLHRLLWRHPLTAWRHVRGYAALRRWPLGATLRNLLLPGDVAKWWQAQADNLTGAAYSGRQAVLGWGLWPLRASAWVTGAAVDLARQELSRAAQYATPLALDPGQHQAVLTLRTNSAHYRQLARLYAEGGVRLELPYFDDRVAEAVLAVRPHEHAGPFRYKPLLAEAMRGLVPDAVLGRTTKGEFGEDVRVGLRRNLPAILKLFADSALADRGLIDADALREHLTAPQPVAGSPFPLEHLIGCEIWLRAATQPVPRSSDASATAS; encoded by the coding sequence ATGTCCTGGACCGGGTTCGTCGTGCTGCCGGATTCCGACGCCGCGGGCGAGGTGCGCGCGGTGGTTCCGTTCGCCTCGCCGCGGGTGTTCCCGCATGCCTCGGGACGGCCGTGGCTGATCGGTCACTGGCCACTGGAGGACCTCGTCATGGCCGAGGCCGGTCCGATGCGGGTGGCGGTGATCGGGTCCTGCCCGGTCACCGCCGACAACCTGGCCGCGCGGGTGAAGCGAGTCCGCTCGGTCGACGACGTGGACGCGATCGCCACGGAGTTGCCGGGTTCGTTCCACGTGGTCGCCTCGATTGACGGCCGGGTCCGCGTGCAGGGAAGCGTGACCGGCCTGCGCCGGGTTTTCCACGCGCGGCGGGGACGCGTGCCGCTGGCCGCGGACCGCGCCGACGTGCTCGCCGCGATGACCGGTGCCGGGATCGACGAGCGGATGCTGGCGGTGCGGGTGGCCTGTTCGGGCAAGATCCCGCCCCCGCTCGGGGATCAGCCGTTGTGGTCGGGTATCAGCGCGCTGCCGGCCGACCACTACCTGACCTGGCACCACGACCGGGAATACCAGGTGCGCTGGTGGCGTCCACCGCCTCCGCAGACGCCGCTGGGCGAGGGTGCACTGGCGGTGCGGGAGGCGCTGAGCACGGCAACGGATCACCGCGCCCCCTCGGGCGGGCGGCTGAGCTGCGATCTGTCCGGCGGCATGGACTCGACCTCGCTGGCGTTCCTGGCCGCGCGAACCGTCCCGGACCTGCTGACCTACCGCAACGGCGAGGCCGAGGCAGGGAACGACGACACCGTCTTCGCCGCTGTAGCCATCGAAGCCCTGGAAAACGCCGAGCACCTGGTGGTCGGTCAGCAGGACCTGCCCGCGTTGTTCACCGACGTGGCGGTGCCGGTCGGCGCGGAAACGCCTTACGCCCACCCGCGCACGGTCGCACGCAAGCGTCACATCGCGCGTCTGCTCGCCGAGCGCGGTTCCCGCAGACACCTGGCAGGACACGGCGGCGACGAGTTGTTCACGCCGCTGCCGGGGTATCTGCACCGGCTGTTGTGGCGGCATCCGCTAACCGCGTGGCGTCATGTCCGCGGATACGCCGCGCTGAGGCGTTGGCCGCTGGGAGCCACGCTGCGGAACCTGTTGCTGCCAGGCGACGTCGCGAAGTGGTGGCAGGCCCAGGCCGACAACCTCACCGGTGCCGCCTACTCCGGTAGGCAGGCGGTCCTGGGGTGGGGCCTGTGGCCGTTGCGCGCCTCCGCGTGGGTGACCGGCGCCGCTGTCGATCTCGCCCGCCAGGAGCTGAGCCGTGCCGCGCAGTACGCCACGCCGCTGGCCCTCGACCCGGGGCAGCACCAGGCCGTGCTGACGCTGCGGACGAACTCCGCCCACTACCGGCAACTGGCGCGCCTGTACGCCGAGGGCGGGGTCCGCCTGGAGCTGCCCTACTTCGACGACCGTGTCGCCGAAGCCGTGCTCGCGGTGCGGCCGCACGAGCACGCCGGGCCGTTCCGGTACAAGCCGCTGCTGGCCGAGGCGATGCGCGGCCTTGTGCCCGACGCCGTGCTGGGCCGAACCACCAAGGGCGAGTTCGGCGAGGACGTCCGGGTCGGGCTGCGCCGCAACCTGCCCGCGATCCTCAAGCTTTTCGCCGATTCCGCTCTCGCGGACCGGGGACTCATCGACGCCGACGCCCTGCGCGAGCACCTGACGGCCCCGCAGCCGGTCGCGGGCAGCCCGTTTCCCCTGGAGCACCTGATCGGCTGCGAAATCTGGCTGCGCGCCGCAACCCAACCCGTCCCGAGGAGTTCCGATGCCTCTGCGACTGCATCCTGA
- a CDS encoding alpha/beta fold hydrolase, translated as MRTKTGTWRLPQRVRVSGGEVATGVWGEGPPVVLVHGTPAWSFLWRDVVAELAGHHTVHVWDMLGYGDSSADPGVTPSIARQARTLAELVEHWGLDEPNLVGHDIGGGVVLRAHLLEAVPVRGLALVDAAVLGPWNTPFTEHMQRHAEVYRTMPEHVFGDIIAARLRTATHRPMSEDVADGYLAPWAGAAGQGRWIDQVAGVSFEDTREVVARLDRITAPTLVLWGERDEWLAPSVGDRLAAAIPGARRETIEAAGHFLPEDAPRSTARALLRHFGPESAAGR; from the coding sequence ATGAGAACGAAGACAGGGACCTGGCGACTGCCGCAGCGGGTCCGCGTGTCAGGTGGTGAGGTCGCCACCGGGGTCTGGGGAGAAGGGCCGCCGGTGGTGCTGGTCCACGGCACCCCGGCATGGTCCTTCCTGTGGCGCGACGTGGTGGCGGAGCTCGCCGGCCACCACACCGTCCACGTGTGGGACATGCTCGGCTACGGCGACTCCAGCGCCGATCCGGGGGTGACGCCGTCGATCGCCCGCCAGGCCCGCACGCTCGCTGAACTCGTAGAGCACTGGGGACTCGACGAGCCGAACCTGGTCGGCCACGACATCGGCGGAGGGGTCGTGCTGCGCGCCCACCTGCTCGAAGCCGTCCCGGTCCGCGGGCTGGCGCTGGTGGACGCGGCCGTGCTGGGTCCGTGGAACACGCCGTTCACCGAGCACATGCAGCGCCACGCCGAGGTCTACCGGACGATGCCCGAGCACGTCTTCGGCGACATCATCGCTGCGCGGCTGCGCACGGCGACCCACCGGCCGATGTCCGAGGACGTCGCGGACGGCTACCTCGCGCCGTGGGCCGGGGCCGCCGGGCAGGGGCGCTGGATCGACCAGGTCGCCGGGGTGAGTTTCGAGGACACCCGCGAGGTCGTGGCTCGCCTGGACCGGATCACCGCGCCGACGCTCGTGCTCTGGGGCGAGCGGGACGAGTGGCTTGCTCCGTCGGTTGGCGACCGGCTGGCCGCCGCGATCCCCGGTGCACGCCGGGAGACGATCGAAGCCGCGGGGCACTTCCTGCCCGAGGACGCGCCGCGGAGCACGGCACGGGCGCTGCTGCGCCACTTCGGACCGGAATCCGCGGCCGGGCGGTAG
- a CDS encoding Re/Si-specific NAD(P)(+) transhydrogenase subunit alpha has protein sequence MTAQQSSRPSVGVPAESLAGERRVAMVPGVVERLRALGLDVVVEAGAGQQALIPDEAFTAAGASIGDAWSADVVVKVNPPTEEEVGRLAAGTTLIGFLAPLTEPETTERLRAAGVTAFAMESIPRISRAQSMDALSSQANVAGYRAVLLAAGESTRFLPMLTTAAGTVKPATALVLGVGVAGLQALATAKRLGARTTGYDVRPEVADQVRSVGAKWLDLGIDATGEGGYARSLGADEAAEQERRLGEAIGGFDIVITTALVPGKPAPRLVSADAVRAMRPGSVVVDLAGATGGNCELSEPGRTVVAHDVTIAAPLNLPASMPEHASELYARNVHALLELLVTDGRLAPDFGDEVLAASCVTRQEEA, from the coding sequence ATGACGGCACAGCAGAGCAGCAGGCCGAGCGTCGGCGTGCCGGCTGAGTCGCTGGCGGGTGAGCGCCGGGTGGCGATGGTCCCCGGGGTCGTGGAGCGGCTGCGCGCGTTGGGGCTGGACGTCGTGGTCGAAGCGGGCGCCGGGCAGCAGGCGCTGATCCCCGACGAGGCGTTCACCGCGGCGGGCGCGAGCATCGGCGACGCCTGGTCGGCCGACGTCGTGGTCAAGGTCAACCCGCCGACCGAGGAGGAGGTCGGCAGGCTCGCCGCCGGGACCACCCTCATCGGCTTCCTGGCCCCGCTGACCGAGCCGGAGACCACCGAGCGGCTGCGCGCGGCCGGGGTGACCGCGTTCGCGATGGAGTCCATCCCCCGCATCTCGCGGGCGCAGTCGATGGACGCGCTGTCGTCGCAGGCCAACGTCGCCGGGTACCGCGCGGTGCTGCTCGCGGCCGGCGAGTCGACCCGGTTCCTGCCGATGCTGACCACGGCCGCGGGCACCGTGAAGCCCGCGACGGCGCTGGTGCTCGGCGTCGGCGTCGCGGGGCTGCAGGCGCTGGCCACGGCCAAGCGGCTGGGAGCCCGCACGACCGGCTACGACGTGCGCCCGGAGGTCGCCGACCAGGTGCGCTCCGTCGGCGCCAAGTGGCTCGACCTGGGCATCGACGCCACCGGCGAGGGCGGATACGCCCGCTCGCTGGGTGCCGACGAGGCCGCCGAGCAGGAACGCAGGCTCGGCGAGGCGATCGGTGGCTTCGACATCGTCATCACCACCGCCCTGGTACCCGGCAAACCGGCGCCGCGGCTGGTCTCGGCCGACGCGGTGCGGGCGATGCGGCCGGGCAGCGTGGTCGTCGACCTCGCCGGTGCGACCGGCGGCAACTGCGAGCTGTCCGAGCCCGGCCGGACCGTGGTCGCCCACGACGTCACGATCGCCGCGCCGCTCAACCTGCCCGCCTCGATGCCCGAGCACGCCAGCGAGCTCTACGCCAGGAACGTGCACGCCCTGCTGGAGCTGCTGGTGACAGACGGCCGCCTGGCGCCGGACTTCGGCGACGAGGTGCTGGCGGCCTCCTGCGTCACACGTCAGGAGGAGGCGTAG
- the lspA gene encoding signal peptidase II, producing the protein MADVSSDQSEPERPAAAQGPRDADTRTGAERGVAAETEAAPASAGTEADSSAEAGTTEETPAGPKPRRLLALVFGIAAVALGLDIATKVAVVANLEGGPPVPILGGLVYLDVFRNPGAAFSLATGMTWLLALLAIVVVGVIIWLSRKLRSTGWAIGLGLVLGGACGNLVDRFFRAPGPMQGHVVDFISVFAPGGQYYPVFNFADSAIVCGGALVVLLSLLGRDYDGTVHRGKRKQAGS; encoded by the coding sequence ATGGCCGACGTGAGCAGCGACCAGTCCGAACCCGAGCGGCCCGCGGCGGCGCAGGGCCCGCGCGACGCCGACACCCGCACCGGTGCCGAGCGCGGCGTCGCGGCCGAGACCGAGGCCGCCCCGGCCTCGGCGGGCACCGAAGCCGACAGCAGTGCCGAGGCCGGTACGACCGAGGAGACGCCGGCCGGTCCGAAGCCGAGGCGCCTGCTGGCGCTGGTGTTCGGCATCGCGGCCGTCGCGCTGGGGCTCGACATCGCCACCAAGGTCGCGGTCGTGGCCAACCTGGAGGGCGGCCCGCCGGTGCCGATCCTGGGCGGCCTGGTCTACCTGGACGTCTTCCGCAACCCGGGCGCGGCGTTCTCGCTGGCCACCGGCATGACGTGGCTACTGGCGCTGCTGGCCATCGTGGTCGTGGGCGTGATCATCTGGCTGTCCCGCAAGCTGCGCTCGACCGGCTGGGCGATCGGCCTGGGCCTGGTGCTGGGCGGCGCCTGCGGCAACCTCGTCGACCGGTTCTTCCGGGCCCCCGGCCCGATGCAGGGCCACGTCGTGGACTTCATCTCGGTCTTCGCCCCGGGCGGGCAGTACTACCCGGTGTTCAACTTCGCCGACTCCGCGATCGTCTGCGGCGGCGCCCTGGTCGTGCTGCTGTCGCTGCTGGGCCGCGACTACGACGGCACCGTGCACAGGGGAAAGCGGAAGCAGGCGGGGTCGTGA
- a CDS encoding lasso RiPP family leader peptide-containing protein, with protein sequence MDEQMENVESYTPPMLVEVGEFSEDTLGSSILIPDDEEGLL encoded by the coding sequence ATGGACGAGCAGATGGAGAACGTCGAGTCTTACACGCCGCCGATGCTGGTCGAGGTCGGTGAGTTCAGCGAGGACACGCTGGGTAGCTCGATCCTCATTCCCGACGATGAGGAGGGTCTGCTCTGA
- a CDS encoding NAD(P)(+) transhydrogenase (Re/Si-specific) subunit beta, with translation MSELQAILYVVAFGMFIYGLMGLTGPRTAVRGNWIAAAGMVVAVVATLITPGLQDGWLIGLGIAAGVVLGVPAARRVKMTAMPQMVALFNGVGGGAVALTAWVEFRETGGFAGEPAYVTVASLFAAIIGSVSFWGSLIAFGKLQEILPGRPVTLGRAQIPVNVVLVLAAVGCAVAIGTGVRAELLVVGVLLFAALAGVAVVLPIGGADMPVVVSLLNAFTGLSAAAAGLALNNTAMIVAGMIVGASGSILTDQMAKAMNRSIPSIVAGGFGGGALATAETGAGGGSVRATSAADVAIQLAYADQVIVVPGYGMAVAQAQHAVQDMAKLLEDKGVEVDYAIHPVAGRMPGHMNVLLAEADVPYDRLKDMDEINEQFARTDVALVIGANDVTNPAARSDPGSPIYGMPVLNVDQARTVIVLKRSMRAGFAGIDNPLYVDPRTAMLFGDAKSSVGEVIEELKAL, from the coding sequence GTGAGCGAGCTGCAGGCGATCCTCTACGTCGTGGCCTTCGGCATGTTCATCTACGGCCTGATGGGGCTCACCGGTCCGCGCACCGCGGTGCGCGGCAACTGGATCGCCGCGGCGGGCATGGTCGTGGCGGTCGTGGCGACGCTGATCACCCCCGGACTGCAGGACGGCTGGCTGATCGGGCTCGGCATCGCCGCCGGCGTGGTGCTCGGGGTGCCCGCGGCCCGCCGGGTGAAGATGACCGCGATGCCGCAGATGGTGGCGCTGTTCAACGGCGTCGGCGGCGGTGCGGTGGCGCTCACGGCGTGGGTCGAGTTCCGCGAGACCGGCGGCTTCGCGGGCGAACCCGCCTACGTGACGGTCGCGTCGCTGTTCGCCGCGATCATCGGTTCGGTGTCGTTCTGGGGCTCGCTGATCGCCTTCGGCAAGCTCCAGGAGATCCTGCCGGGCAGGCCGGTCACGCTGGGCCGGGCGCAGATTCCGGTCAACGTCGTGCTGGTGCTGGCGGCCGTGGGCTGCGCGGTCGCGATCGGCACGGGCGTGCGCGCCGAGCTGCTGGTGGTGGGCGTGCTGCTGTTCGCCGCGCTGGCGGGGGTCGCGGTCGTGCTCCCGATCGGCGGCGCGGACATGCCGGTCGTGGTGTCGCTGCTGAACGCGTTCACCGGCCTGTCGGCCGCCGCGGCCGGGCTCGCGCTGAACAACACCGCGATGATCGTCGCGGGCATGATCGTCGGCGCCTCCGGTTCGATCCTCACCGACCAGATGGCCAAGGCGATGAACCGCTCGATCCCGTCGATCGTGGCGGGCGGCTTCGGCGGCGGAGCCCTGGCCACCGCCGAGACCGGCGCGGGCGGCGGCAGCGTGCGGGCGACCAGCGCGGCCGACGTGGCGATCCAGCTCGCCTACGCCGACCAGGTCATCGTCGTCCCCGGCTACGGGATGGCCGTCGCCCAGGCCCAGCACGCCGTGCAGGACATGGCGAAGCTGCTGGAGGACAAGGGGGTGGAGGTCGACTACGCCATCCACCCGGTCGCCGGGCGGATGCCGGGCCACATGAACGTCCTGCTCGCCGAGGCCGACGTGCCCTACGACCGGCTCAAGGACATGGACGAGATCAACGAGCAGTTCGCGCGCACCGACGTGGCCCTGGTGATCGGCGCCAACGACGTCACCAACCCCGCAGCGCGCAGCGACCCGGGTTCACCGATCTACGGCATGCCGGTGCTCAACGTGGACCAGGCCAGGACGGTCATCGTCCTCAAGCGGTCGATGCGGGCCGGCTTCGCCGGGATCGACAACCCGCTCTACGTCGACCCGCGCACCGCGATGCTCTTCGGCGACGCGAAGTCCTCGGTCGGCGAGGTCATCGAGGAGCTCAAGGCCCTGTAG
- a CDS encoding lasso peptide biosynthesis B2 protein: MSVPVALAERIRLPPHRRVLPLIAVALARPLARTAPARLRKVLEFARRGAAPATAGQASAAREQVVSVSLRCAGQGCLQRSIATALLCRARGTWPTWCTGVRTQPFAAHAWVEAEGRLIGEPHPKGHYKPLLTVPPDAPPPTPGPTGR, from the coding sequence GTGAGCGTGCCCGTCGCGCTCGCCGAGCGCATCCGCCTCCCGCCGCACCGGCGCGTCCTGCCGCTGATCGCCGTTGCCCTCGCCCGTCCGCTCGCCAGGACCGCACCCGCCCGTCTGCGCAAGGTGCTGGAGTTCGCACGACGCGGCGCCGCGCCCGCCACCGCTGGACAAGCCTCGGCCGCCCGCGAGCAGGTGGTGTCGGTGAGCCTGCGCTGCGCGGGTCAGGGCTGCCTGCAACGCTCCATCGCCACCGCCCTGCTCTGCCGCGCCCGCGGAACCTGGCCCACCTGGTGCACCGGCGTGCGCACCCAGCCCTTCGCCGCCCACGCCTGGGTCGAGGCCGAAGGCAGGCTCATCGGCGAACCGCATCCGAAAGGCCACTACAAGCCCCTGCTGACCGTCCCGCCCGACGCCCCTCCGCCGACGCCCGGACCTACAGGTCGGTGA
- a CDS encoding AsnC family protein, translating into MAAPDPVDVRLLSVVAETGRAAVHEIAGRLGMDVRDVASRLAALSTTGLPLVVGVECEPNAIRKAVAAAQAWTQQAAQASSGPYQVQQPQSGPYPAQPHSGSYPVGPQSGSYPVHGQPSGPYQTYGGSGQHPTQTGPSGPQQFVPPAGPPAFAPGGGPGGPQPPAQAAPPEPMNTWGPPGSSSWARGDQRSAAQYKQPPQRTGKIGSKLDVEGLEGERVTIQLVEVVDPADFLFTAAGYQLQDGERAVVVHTELTNRGSMPFTSLPDLYLVLVAEDGSTVSKAPVSLSSRPPHRIGVPPGETAGGHTVYVLPDSTELSAVRWTPRPGDDQRTLTWDITDL; encoded by the coding sequence GTGGCTGCCCCTGATCCCGTGGACGTTCGTCTGCTCAGCGTCGTCGCCGAGACGGGCCGCGCAGCGGTGCATGAGATCGCCGGCCGGCTCGGTATGGACGTCCGCGACGTCGCCTCGCGCCTGGCGGCGCTGTCCACCACGGGACTGCCGCTGGTCGTCGGCGTGGAGTGCGAGCCGAACGCGATCCGCAAGGCGGTGGCCGCCGCGCAGGCGTGGACGCAGCAGGCCGCCCAGGCCAGCAGCGGCCCGTACCAGGTGCAGCAGCCGCAAAGTGGGCCCTACCCGGCGCAGCCGCACAGCGGCTCCTACCCCGTCGGCCCGCAGAGCGGGTCCTACCCCGTGCACGGCCAGCCCAGCGGGCCGTACCAGACCTACGGCGGCAGCGGCCAGCACCCGACGCAGACCGGACCGAGCGGTCCGCAGCAGTTCGTGCCGCCCGCGGGACCGCCGGCGTTCGCGCCCGGCGGCGGCCCCGGCGGTCCGCAGCCGCCCGCCCAGGCCGCGCCGCCGGAGCCGATGAACACGTGGGGACCTCCGGGTTCGTCCTCGTGGGCGCGCGGCGACCAGCGCAGCGCGGCCCAGTACAAGCAGCCACCGCAGCGCACCGGCAAGATCGGCAGCAAGCTCGACGTCGAGGGTCTGGAGGGCGAGCGGGTCACCATCCAGCTCGTCGAGGTCGTCGACCCGGCCGACTTCCTGTTCACCGCCGCCGGCTACCAGTTGCAGGACGGCGAGCGCGCGGTCGTCGTGCACACCGAGCTGACAAACCGCGGGTCGATGCCGTTCACCTCGCTGCCCGACCTCTACCTGGTGCTGGTCGCCGAGGACGGCTCGACGGTGTCGAAAGCGCCGGTGTCGCTGTCGTCCCGGCCGCCGCACCGCATCGGCGTACCGCCCGGCGAGACCGCCGGCGGCCACACCGTCTACGTGCTGCCCGACAGCACCGAGCTGTCCGCGGTGCGCTGGACGCCGCGCCCCGGCGACGATCAGCGCACCCTCACCTGGGACATCACCGACCTGTAG
- a CDS encoding lasso peptide biosynthesis PqqD family chaperone codes for MPLRLHPDVVTADSDDGTVLLHQRTGRYWQLNGTGSHVLRQLLDGRSPEQVAADLAGRHRVDLHRTSRDVTAVVDHLRASGLVVV; via the coding sequence ATGCCTCTGCGACTGCATCCTGACGTGGTCACCGCCGACAGCGACGACGGCACCGTGCTGCTGCACCAGCGCACCGGACGCTACTGGCAGCTCAACGGCACCGGCTCCCACGTCCTGCGTCAGCTGCTCGACGGCCGCTCGCCCGAGCAGGTCGCCGCCGACCTCGCCGGCCGGCACCGGGTCGACCTCCACCGAACCAGCCGCGACGTGACCGCCGTCGTCGACCACCTGCGCGCCTCGGGCCTGGTGGTGGTGTGA
- a CDS encoding NAD(P) transhydrogenase subunit alpha: protein MFLANLAILVLAGFVGFAVISKVPNTLHTPLMSGTNAIHGIVLLGGVVVLGSGVDNALSRALAVVAIVFGTINVVGGFLVTDRMLGMFKQRRSDAGKETER from the coding sequence ATGTTCCTGGCCAATCTGGCGATCCTGGTGCTGGCGGGCTTCGTCGGTTTCGCGGTGATCTCGAAGGTCCCCAACACGCTGCACACGCCGCTGATGTCGGGCACCAACGCCATCCACGGCATCGTGCTGCTGGGCGGGGTGGTCGTGCTGGGCTCCGGCGTGGACAACGCGCTGAGCCGGGCCCTGGCGGTGGTCGCGATCGTGTTCGGCACGATCAACGTGGTCGGCGGTTTCCTGGTCACCGACCGGATGCTGGGCATGTTCAAGCAGCGCCGGTCCGACGCCGGGAAGGAGACCGAGCGGTGA